A region of Natribaculum luteum DNA encodes the following proteins:
- the dpsA gene encoding DNA starvation/stationary phase protection protein DpsA — MSTQKTVRQQADTVEENSLRLEQDKAEQIVDALNTELANAYVLYHQLKKHHWVVEGAEFLDLHLFLEEAYEHAEEGADAIAERAQAIGGVPVSGPSNQEARATVEFEGEDVYDVRTMFENDLEMYGDIIESMRDSIELAENLGDHATAEILRQILVDVEEDAHHFEHYLEDDTLVLEEATH, encoded by the coding sequence ATGAGCACTCAGAAGACCGTCCGTCAACAGGCCGACACCGTCGAGGAGAACAGTCTCCGCCTCGAGCAGGACAAGGCCGAGCAGATCGTCGACGCGCTGAACACCGAACTCGCCAACGCGTACGTCCTCTACCACCAGCTGAAAAAGCACCACTGGGTCGTCGAGGGAGCGGAGTTCCTCGATCTGCATCTCTTCCTCGAGGAGGCGTACGAACACGCCGAGGAAGGTGCAGACGCCATCGCCGAGCGCGCCCAGGCAATCGGCGGCGTCCCCGTCTCGGGACCGTCGAACCAGGAAGCGCGGGCGACCGTCGAGTTCGAGGGTGAAGACGTCTACGACGTCCGCACGATGTTCGAAAACGACCTCGAGATGTACGGCGACATCATCGAGTCGATGCGCGACAGCATCGAACTCGCCGAGAACCTGGGCGACCACGCCACGGCGGAGATCCTCCGCCAGATCCTCGTCGACGTCGAGGAGGACGCCCACCACTTCGAACACTACCTCGAGGACGACACGCTGGTGCTCGAGGAAGCGACGCACTAA
- a CDS encoding aldehyde dehydrogenase family protein: MATRVAQRRERMYVDGEWLEADRTLPVSDLAAGGTFAEVAAAGPEEARTALAAADEIKPELRQTTVVERAKWCEAIADGLEERAEELAEVIVREAGKPISSARGEVESAAERFRRAAEEARNIVSKGEFREGSTEGHEGWQAIVKHEPIGAVLCITPYNYPLATTALQVAPAIAAGNSVLLKPASKTPISAAILADVVSGVEGIPEGAFNFVPGNAGDIGDVLAGDDRVNAIAMTGSSGAGKHVARESGMVNLHMELGGNAPAIVFDDADLNLVAGACTKGSIKYAGQRCSAVSRVLAHESVHDEVVDRLDAEMDAWQAGDLFDENTAFGPLISESQADWVDELVEDAVEKGADLVRGGKRHTPEGIPDELESQFFEPTLLANVPHDARLIDEEQFGPLAVVTTFEDREEALEIANGSDLALDAAVFTSDYDRAMDVAERVDAGSVNINGAPSHGLGDVPFGGNKDSGIGREGIDASIHAMMRKKSIVL, translated from the coding sequence ATGGCAACGAGAGTCGCACAGCGGAGAGAGCGGATGTACGTCGACGGGGAGTGGCTCGAGGCCGACCGAACGCTACCGGTATCGGATCTCGCAGCCGGCGGAACGTTCGCAGAGGTCGCGGCGGCGGGTCCCGAGGAAGCTCGGACGGCGCTCGCCGCTGCCGACGAAATCAAACCCGAACTCCGACAGACGACGGTCGTCGAGCGCGCGAAGTGGTGTGAGGCCATCGCCGACGGCCTCGAGGAACGGGCAGAGGAACTCGCCGAGGTCATCGTCCGCGAAGCTGGAAAGCCGATCTCCTCGGCGCGCGGCGAGGTCGAAAGTGCGGCCGAGCGCTTCCGTCGCGCCGCCGAAGAGGCCAGAAACATCGTCAGCAAAGGCGAGTTCCGCGAGGGATCGACCGAGGGCCACGAGGGGTGGCAGGCCATCGTGAAACACGAACCGATCGGTGCGGTCCTGTGTATCACGCCGTACAACTACCCGCTCGCGACGACGGCACTGCAGGTCGCCCCCGCCATCGCCGCGGGCAACAGTGTCCTCCTGAAACCGGCGAGCAAGACGCCGATCTCGGCGGCGATCCTCGCCGACGTCGTCAGCGGCGTCGAGGGGATCCCCGAGGGTGCGTTCAACTTCGTCCCCGGAAACGCAGGCGACATCGGTGACGTCCTCGCCGGCGACGACCGCGTCAACGCCATCGCGATGACCGGCTCGTCGGGCGCGGGCAAACACGTCGCTCGAGAGAGCGGGATGGTCAACCTACACATGGAACTCGGGGGGAACGCGCCGGCGATCGTCTTCGACGACGCCGACCTGAACCTGGTCGCCGGTGCCTGTACCAAGGGTTCGATCAAGTACGCCGGCCAGCGCTGCTCGGCGGTCTCGCGCGTGCTCGCCCACGAATCCGTCCACGACGAGGTCGTCGACCGACTCGACGCCGAGATGGACGCGTGGCAGGCGGGCGACCTCTTCGACGAGAACACGGCCTTCGGTCCGCTCATCAGCGAATCGCAGGCCGACTGGGTCGACGAACTCGTCGAAGACGCCGTCGAGAAGGGTGCAGACCTCGTCCGTGGCGGGAAACGCCACACTCCGGAGGGCATCCCCGACGAACTCGAGTCGCAGTTCTTCGAACCAACGCTGCTCGCGAACGTTCCCCACGACGCCCGCCTCATCGACGAAGAGCAGTTCGGGCCCCTCGCCGTCGTCACCACCTTCGAGGATCGCGAGGAGGCCCTCGAGATCGCAAACGGCTCCGATCTGGCACTCGACGCCGCCGTCTTCACGAGCGACTACGACCGCGCGATGGACGTCGCCGAACGCGTCGACGCCGGTTCCGTCAACATCAACGGTGCCCCCTCACACGGCCTCGGCGACGTCCCGTTCGGTGGGAACAAGGACTCGGGCATCGGTCGCGAAGGGATCGACGCCTCGATCCACGCGATGATGCGCAAGAAGAGCATCGTGCTGTAA
- the fer gene encoding ferredoxin Fer, whose amino-acid sequence MESPFDVLLIDSDADDEEIEQAYRRRVKETHPDHGGSAAEFQLVRAAYEAIKAGRYGERYDADGESEDRYPRDQSRVEYLNYEVLDDYGWDLDDDDLFEKSSAEGLDSTDRGRLLVQPRETLLEAAENRGFRWPYACRGGACANCAVAVAEGEMSQPVNHVLPPEMVDRGIRLSCVGEPITDELKVVYNLKHLPDLDELRLSPRPFEQAYIDE is encoded by the coding sequence GTGGAATCCCCGTTCGACGTCCTCCTGATCGATTCGGATGCGGACGACGAAGAGATCGAGCAGGCGTACAGACGACGAGTGAAGGAGACACATCCTGACCACGGCGGCTCCGCAGCGGAGTTTCAACTGGTCAGAGCGGCCTACGAGGCGATCAAGGCGGGACGGTACGGCGAACGGTACGACGCCGACGGCGAGAGCGAGGATCGGTATCCGCGAGACCAGTCTCGAGTCGAGTACCTCAACTACGAAGTTCTCGACGACTACGGCTGGGACCTCGACGACGACGACCTCTTCGAGAAGTCCTCGGCCGAAGGCCTCGACTCGACGGATCGCGGTCGGCTCCTGGTCCAGCCACGCGAGACGCTCCTCGAGGCGGCCGAGAACCGCGGGTTCAGGTGGCCGTACGCGTGTCGAGGCGGGGCGTGTGCGAACTGTGCGGTCGCGGTCGCGGAAGGCGAGATGTCACAGCCGGTCAACCACGTCCTCCCACCGGAGATGGTCGACCGAGGCATTCGGCTGTCCTGCGTCGGCGAACCGATCACGGACGAGTTGAAGGTCGTCTACAACCTCAAACATCTTCCCGATCTCGACGAACTTCGACTGTCGCCGCGGCCGTTCGAGCAGGCGTACATCGACGAGTAA
- a CDS encoding carbohydrate kinase family protein: MTHTHDVLVAGETLVDFLPERPGPLAAVEGFERRPGGAPANVAVALSRLERPPLFWTRVGDDPFGRYLETILAENGVPDRFVERDPDAKTTLAFVTHDETGDRTFSFYRDDTADTRLESGTIDDDVLADREWVHAGGVTLSRGSSRAATLDLLERAADRDCTVSFDPNARPELWPDEETFARVAREALSSVDVLKATREELETLGFDGETAMDLARDAADAGPHTVFVTRGSEGAVAVASEDSPWAGTAAHDGFDVDVVDTTGAGDAFVAGLVAALRDGRELEDALAFASAVAATATTAAGAMTALPDRETVQSFLTAATDE; the protein is encoded by the coding sequence ATGACCCATACCCACGACGTACTGGTCGCTGGCGAGACGCTCGTCGACTTTCTCCCCGAACGGCCCGGACCGCTCGCTGCCGTCGAGGGCTTCGAACGGCGACCCGGGGGCGCACCGGCGAACGTCGCCGTCGCGCTCTCCCGACTCGAGCGACCGCCCCTGTTCTGGACGCGGGTCGGCGACGACCCGTTCGGTCGCTACCTCGAGACGATCCTCGCGGAGAACGGCGTTCCCGATCGGTTCGTCGAGCGCGATCCGGACGCGAAGACGACGCTGGCGTTCGTCACTCACGACGAGACGGGTGATCGAACGTTCTCGTTCTACCGCGACGACACCGCCGACACCCGCCTCGAGTCGGGAACGATCGACGACGACGTGCTTGCCGACCGCGAGTGGGTCCACGCCGGCGGCGTGACGCTCTCGCGTGGCTCCTCGCGGGCGGCGACGCTGGACCTGCTCGAGCGCGCCGCCGACCGGGACTGTACGGTCTCGTTCGATCCGAACGCACGGCCGGAGCTGTGGCCCGACGAGGAGACGTTCGCCCGCGTCGCTCGCGAGGCGCTTTCGTCCGTCGACGTGCTCAAGGCGACCCGCGAGGAACTCGAGACGCTCGGATTCGACGGCGAGACGGCCATGGACCTCGCTCGAGACGCGGCCGACGCCGGTCCACACACCGTCTTCGTCACGCGGGGGAGCGAGGGTGCCGTCGCCGTCGCCTCCGAGGACTCACCCTGGGCCGGTACGGCGGCACACGACGGCTTCGACGTCGACGTCGTCGACACGACCGGCGCGGGCGACGCGTTCGTCGCCGGACTCGTCGCCGCGCTCCGGGACGGCCGTGAACTCGAGGACGCCCTCGCGTTCGCGAGCGCCGTCGCGGCCACGGCGACGACGGCTGCGGGGGCGATGACTGCGCTTCCTGACCGCGAGACGGTGCAGTCGTTCCTGACGGCTGCCACGGACGAGTGA
- a CDS encoding YhjD/YihY/BrkB family envelope integrity protein, with protein MATDSRGAISFVEAVVRGITRKNVTFMAASIAYQAFISLLPLLVLVFFLVSIVGDDALAARVAETTAGFLPESGREFLEEAIAGSVATTGASAIGLVTLLWGSLKIFRGLDTAFSEIYDTTATSSILDQLRDGLVVFVALGLALLAAAVASAVFAVFPDNALVGVLNPLLLVVGLSVAFFPMYYVFPDVDVGVREVLPGVVVAAVGWAALQALFQVYVAVASSSDSAGAIGAILLVLTWLYFGGLVLLVGAVVNATVGGRLSLPDVDTDEPGDSDTFATTRLERRTETLERRHEKLERAYGLARQELEAERQRADALESRIADLEGERTRLDRENERLRRRLERRRKPWWRAVLSYVGERTTTLSIGTVRDRRERE; from the coding sequence ATGGCCACCGACTCCCGAGGTGCGATTTCGTTCGTCGAGGCGGTCGTACGGGGCATCACACGGAAGAACGTCACGTTCATGGCGGCGAGCATCGCCTACCAGGCGTTCATCTCGTTGCTCCCGCTGCTCGTGCTCGTCTTCTTTCTCGTCTCGATCGTCGGCGACGACGCGCTCGCCGCTCGCGTCGCCGAGACGACGGCGGGATTTCTCCCCGAGAGCGGACGTGAGTTCCTCGAGGAGGCCATCGCTGGCTCGGTCGCTACCACCGGCGCGTCCGCGATCGGTCTGGTGACGCTTCTGTGGGGGTCGCTGAAGATCTTTCGCGGGCTCGACACGGCGTTCTCCGAGATTTACGACACGACGGCGACATCCTCGATCCTCGACCAGCTGCGAGACGGACTCGTGGTCTTCGTCGCGCTCGGGCTGGCGCTGCTCGCGGCTGCGGTCGCGAGCGCCGTCTTCGCGGTCTTCCCGGACAACGCGCTCGTCGGCGTGCTCAACCCGCTCTTGCTCGTCGTCGGCCTCTCGGTCGCGTTCTTCCCGATGTACTACGTTTTCCCCGACGTCGACGTCGGCGTCCGCGAGGTCCTCCCGGGCGTCGTCGTCGCGGCGGTCGGCTGGGCCGCGCTTCAGGCGCTCTTCCAGGTCTACGTCGCAGTCGCCTCGAGCTCCGACTCGGCCGGCGCGATCGGCGCGATCCTGCTGGTGTTGACGTGGCTGTACTTCGGCGGCCTCGTGTTGCTGGTCGGTGCCGTCGTCAACGCGACTGTAGGCGGTCGGCTCTCGCTCCCGGACGTCGACACCGACGAGCCTGGTGACTCGGACACGTTCGCCACGACTCGCCTCGAACGGCGCACCGAAACCCTCGAACGACGTCACGAAAAGCTCGAGCGCGCCTACGGACTCGCACGACAGGAACTGGAAGCCGAACGCCAGCGAGCCGACGCACTCGAGAGCCGCATCGCCGACCTCGAGGGCGAACGGACGCGCCTCGACCGCGAGAACGAGCGTCTCCGACGGCGACTCGAGCGACGACGGAAGCCGTGGTGGCGAGCGGTGCTGTCGTACGTCGGCGAACGGACGACGACGCTCTCGATCGGGACGGTTCGCGATCGACGTGAGCGGGAGTGA
- a CDS encoding YbaK/EbsC family protein, with the protein MHPRAEEFSKRARERYGFDPEVEEFPEGTKTAAEAAEAVGCDVAQIASSLAFDVDGDLVVSVTSGANRVSEAALGAQFDVSADDVSMADADRIKETLGWSIGGVPPFCHETAVPVLIDETLLEFDTVWAAAGTPEAVFPIDPAELRAYADAEPVDVTG; encoded by the coding sequence ATGCATCCGCGCGCAGAGGAGTTTTCGAAGCGGGCGCGAGAACGGTACGGGTTCGACCCCGAGGTCGAGGAGTTTCCCGAGGGCACGAAGACGGCGGCCGAGGCGGCCGAGGCGGTCGGCTGCGACGTCGCACAGATCGCGAGTTCGCTCGCGTTCGACGTCGACGGCGACCTCGTCGTGTCGGTCACGAGCGGGGCGAATCGCGTGAGCGAAGCCGCACTCGGGGCGCAGTTCGACGTGTCGGCCGACGACGTCTCTATGGCCGATGCAGACCGGATCAAGGAGACGCTCGGCTGGTCTATCGGCGGCGTCCCGCCATTTTGTCACGAGACGGCTGTCCCCGTCCTGATCGACGAGACGTTACTCGAGTTCGACACCGTCTGGGCGGCCGCAGGGACGCCCGAGGCCGTGTTCCCGATCGACCCGGCCGAACTGCGGGCGTACGCGGACGCGGAACCGGTCGACGTCACCGGTTGA